The Verrucomicrobium spinosum DSM 4136 = JCM 18804 genome includes a region encoding these proteins:
- the vccA gene encoding Verru_Chthon cassette protein A: protein MALISVLCVLALLMVLVLAVLSMSRTETRASSSYARITDVRTLADLPVNVVMGQIRQATSGLGDGKSWTSQPGMIRVFGTEPGPSNRASLIQAYRLYSSDAMVTGAAFDSTTEAAGLNGWETRKAHFTDLNEPVVTPLASGTQTFLRKTFPIMDVSVFDSNADGVADLVGSSDGRIDGARILSALPGTDASHPLPMPVRWMYVCEDGRLVVPTGEQNGEALFDASVVTTANPITGRIAFWTDDESCKVNINTASEGVPWDVPVGTSWQDQNWAKFMPGQNEFQRFPGHPAMTCLSTVMKSFDPAFTRLTQQMSSAYTAGTGEASYASPDYFKNLYDMLPRTNWGEQGQSSWAGTRAVTVNTGLPVKAERIFASVDEFFYASNLDSGKRKSNDSASRVDGDEIRMARAFLTAHSRAPETNLFNRPRLCLWPLFADPNTRNPKDRLIAFAATSSGQTAAWYRAQKWVSDSNPGSSQSPDADFNLQHNQQIFSYLQSLTAKPVPGFGTDTFVTKYGELNRNQILLQMFDLQRWGVNSWYAERNAAGSIDFTKSYAYVPPRAYVRQSGGLVGESSALPTKVSALPDGGPVPPDGLKAFGRWPTVVEVAVVFMPTEIRAKNNTVLRDSFDPIEVNKAKFEGVQNLYADSGEPAQKWADRTLKMRPYIIIQPFTPVVGMPPYSANIRYRIEGLESWKINGTTAMFADIGTLNTVRTERSNSSTDENAHMTSYTGLQAIIMDKKPRELAGAADENNCYPFIGREIPVDPDQGTFTFPGNPGDDGSKQEITIKIYSGYGPAPGPNDTPLQTIKMRFPTVKLRTPRLYLGEWKDTPLMGLQRRIDQGSFQSEVTRPGDVIRSVVVNAAPTSPSGGDYRIICAKALVTADHYKPHPEYFYDADGTKGSFVYEAQSLRLASKTHTGHYGHPNIVAPGYFDSIADGAQHSWQTAGWEWTGASPNLSSTKPYGLLRDVFYWQDCQPAGPIKLNGAYNSLNRPGDWDNGIGRVEDGAYINKPDEGGYDGSANKYFERGGFAEDSGKAYSPNRQIASAVAFGSLPSGVLGNATTAVSRPWQTLLFCPNPHSRSTLALQQPVAADHFGFTLPRDHLLLDSFWMPIVEPYAISEPFSTAGKVNMNHQMLPFTYLQRATALHAALRSVRVRAMPAALAWVGNSDRTNYRDITNGVEECYKSSGHWMKFETTYDVNVAETLKAFTHRFNTQKDVFRSASEICEVFLVPQMIPGRTYSTAAGGKPSRNPQYEEMTDWWNGALNTQKDAMELTGDNTRESPYNQLYPRLTTRSNVFQVHYRVQSLRKSRSTSANRWDETRDMISSDYRGSAILERYLDPNITGLPNFITNPGNSSAALDDHYRFRVIQRKQFAP, encoded by the coding sequence ATGGCCTTGATCTCCGTGCTCTGCGTTTTGGCGCTGCTCATGGTGCTGGTGCTTGCCGTGCTCTCCATGAGCCGCACGGAGACGCGCGCCTCATCATCGTACGCCCGCATCACGGATGTGCGCACCCTGGCGGACCTCCCCGTGAATGTGGTGATGGGCCAGATCCGGCAGGCAACTTCCGGCCTGGGTGATGGCAAGTCGTGGACCTCCCAGCCTGGCATGATCCGCGTGTTTGGTACAGAGCCAGGCCCTTCGAATCGCGCCAGCCTCATCCAGGCCTATCGCCTCTACTCTTCGGATGCCATGGTGACTGGGGCCGCCTTTGACTCCACCACCGAGGCGGCAGGTCTCAATGGATGGGAGACCAGGAAGGCCCACTTCACGGATCTCAACGAGCCGGTGGTCACGCCTCTTGCTTCCGGCACGCAGACCTTCCTCAGGAAGACCTTCCCCATCATGGACGTGAGCGTCTTCGACTCCAATGCCGACGGGGTGGCTGATCTTGTTGGCAGCAGCGACGGCCGCATCGACGGTGCCCGTATCCTCTCCGCCCTTCCCGGCACGGACGCCTCCCACCCGCTGCCCATGCCCGTACGCTGGATGTATGTGTGTGAGGACGGCCGTCTGGTGGTACCCACGGGCGAGCAGAATGGCGAGGCGCTCTTTGATGCCTCCGTTGTCACCACCGCCAATCCCATCACCGGCCGCATTGCCTTCTGGACGGATGACGAGTCCTGCAAGGTCAACATCAACACCGCCAGTGAAGGAGTGCCCTGGGATGTGCCGGTGGGGACCTCCTGGCAGGACCAGAACTGGGCCAAGTTCATGCCAGGGCAGAACGAGTTCCAACGCTTCCCCGGGCATCCGGCCATGACCTGCCTCAGCACGGTGATGAAGAGCTTCGATCCCGCCTTCACCCGCCTCACCCAGCAGATGAGCTCCGCCTACACCGCAGGCACGGGAGAGGCCAGCTATGCCAGTCCAGATTATTTCAAGAACCTTTACGACATGCTGCCCCGCACCAACTGGGGAGAGCAGGGTCAAAGCTCCTGGGCCGGAACGAGGGCCGTCACCGTCAACACCGGACTCCCGGTGAAGGCGGAGCGCATCTTCGCCTCCGTGGATGAGTTCTTTTATGCCTCGAACCTGGATTCAGGCAAACGCAAGTCGAACGACTCCGCCAGCCGCGTGGATGGCGATGAGATCCGCATGGCCCGCGCCTTCCTCACCGCACACAGTCGCGCTCCGGAGACCAATCTCTTCAACCGCCCCCGCCTCTGTCTCTGGCCCCTTTTTGCGGATCCCAACACCCGCAACCCCAAAGACCGGCTCATTGCCTTCGCTGCCACTTCATCCGGGCAGACCGCCGCGTGGTACCGCGCCCAAAAGTGGGTTTCTGATTCCAACCCTGGCTCCTCGCAAAGCCCGGATGCGGACTTCAATCTGCAACACAACCAGCAGATCTTCTCGTATCTTCAGTCCCTCACCGCGAAGCCCGTGCCTGGTTTTGGCACCGACACGTTTGTCACCAAGTATGGCGAACTGAACCGCAACCAGATCCTCCTGCAAATGTTCGACCTGCAACGCTGGGGCGTGAACTCCTGGTACGCGGAACGCAATGCCGCCGGGTCGATCGACTTCACGAAGAGCTACGCCTACGTCCCGCCCCGCGCCTATGTGAGGCAATCCGGCGGCTTGGTCGGCGAGAGCTCGGCCCTGCCCACCAAGGTAAGCGCCTTGCCAGACGGCGGCCCCGTTCCCCCGGATGGACTCAAGGCCTTCGGCCGCTGGCCCACCGTGGTCGAGGTGGCCGTGGTCTTCATGCCAACAGAGATCAGGGCCAAGAACAACACCGTGCTGCGGGACAGCTTCGACCCGATCGAGGTGAACAAGGCCAAGTTCGAAGGCGTGCAAAACCTCTACGCAGACAGCGGCGAACCCGCGCAGAAGTGGGCAGACCGAACCCTCAAGATGCGGCCCTACATCATCATCCAGCCCTTCACGCCTGTGGTGGGCATGCCCCCCTACAGCGCGAACATCCGCTACCGCATTGAGGGGCTGGAGTCCTGGAAGATCAACGGCACCACCGCGATGTTCGCCGACATTGGCACCCTGAACACCGTTCGCACAGAGCGCTCCAACAGCAGCACCGATGAAAATGCCCATATGACCTCCTACACGGGACTGCAGGCGATCATTATGGACAAAAAACCGCGCGAGCTCGCGGGCGCTGCGGATGAAAACAACTGCTACCCCTTCATCGGCCGGGAGATCCCAGTGGACCCCGACCAGGGCACCTTCACCTTTCCCGGCAATCCCGGCGACGACGGATCAAAACAGGAGATCACGATCAAGATCTACTCGGGCTACGGTCCGGCACCCGGCCCCAACGACACGCCGCTTCAGACGATCAAGATGCGCTTTCCCACCGTGAAGCTGCGCACGCCGCGGCTTTATCTCGGCGAATGGAAGGACACACCGCTTATGGGCCTCCAACGCCGCATTGACCAGGGCAGCTTCCAGTCAGAAGTGACCCGCCCTGGTGACGTCATCCGTTCCGTCGTCGTGAATGCCGCACCCACCTCCCCCAGCGGTGGAGACTACCGCATCATCTGCGCCAAGGCTTTGGTGACTGCCGATCACTACAAGCCTCATCCAGAATACTTCTATGATGCCGACGGAACGAAGGGCAGCTTCGTGTACGAGGCCCAGAGCTTGCGGCTGGCCTCCAAGACCCATACCGGCCACTATGGCCACCCCAACATTGTTGCACCGGGCTACTTTGACAGCATTGCGGACGGAGCCCAGCACTCCTGGCAGACCGCGGGGTGGGAATGGACCGGCGCCTCCCCCAATCTCTCCAGCACCAAGCCCTATGGCCTGTTGAGGGACGTCTTCTACTGGCAGGACTGCCAGCCTGCTGGACCGATCAAACTCAACGGGGCCTATAATTCATTGAACCGGCCGGGTGACTGGGACAACGGCATCGGCCGGGTGGAAGACGGCGCCTACATCAACAAGCCGGATGAAGGCGGCTATGATGGCAGCGCCAACAAGTACTTCGAGCGTGGAGGATTCGCCGAGGACAGCGGCAAGGCCTACTCCCCCAACCGGCAAATCGCCTCTGCGGTTGCCTTTGGCTCGCTGCCCAGTGGCGTGCTGGGGAATGCCACCACCGCAGTCTCCCGCCCCTGGCAGACCCTCCTCTTCTGCCCCAACCCTCACTCCCGCAGCACCCTGGCGCTTCAGCAACCCGTCGCAGCGGATCACTTTGGTTTCACGCTCCCTCGGGATCACCTGCTTCTGGACTCCTTCTGGATGCCCATTGTGGAGCCCTATGCCATCAGCGAGCCCTTCTCCACCGCTGGCAAGGTGAACATGAATCACCAGATGCTGCCCTTCACCTATCTGCAACGGGCCACCGCCCTGCATGCCGCCCTGCGCAGCGTGAGAGTACGAGCCATGCCCGCCGCCCTGGCCTGGGTGGGAAACAGCGACCGGACCAACTACCGCGACATCACCAATGGCGTGGAGGAGTGCTACAAATCGTCCGGCCACTGGATGAAGTTTGAGACCACCTATGACGTGAATGTGGCGGAGACACTCAAGGCGTTCACCCACCGCTTCAACACCCAGAAAGACGTGTTCCGCTCGGCCTCGGAAATCTGCGAAGTCTTCCTGGTGCCGCAGATGATCCCCGGCCGCACCTACAGCACGGCAGCGGGCGGCAAGCCTTCCCGCAATCCCCAGTACGAGGAAATGACCGACTGGTGGAACGGCGCCCTGAACACCCAGAAGGATGCCATGGAACTCACCGGCGACAACACCCGGGAGTCACCGTACAACCAGCTCTACCCGCGCCTCACCACGCGGTCGAATGTCTTCCAGGTGCACTATCGCGTGCAGTCGTTGCGGAAGTCCCGCTCCACCAGCGCCAACCGGTGGGATGAGACGCGGGACATGATCTCCAGTGACTACCGCGGCTCCGCCATCCTGGAGCGGTACCTCGACCCCAACATCACCGGTCTGCCCAACTTCATCACCAACCCCGGCAACTCCTCAGCCGCCCTGGACGACCACTACCGTTTCCGCGTCATCCAGCGCAAGCAGTTCGCCCCGTGA
- the vccB gene encoding Verru_Chthon cassette protein B, which yields MKPVSPDVRARLCRARFASAFSLVEVTLAVAVTATVAMTLLGLLPAGLDGMRQSANTAAHARILQTLAGQAQMNTWQEITSSGYASRTYAFDYQGGELESLDSAQVTYLARARVQNAPPLPGSTATNPRLRLLCIEVVTGSSPADFGTPRCNTYATQIAQMDDTP from the coding sequence ATGAAACCAGTTTCCCCCGACGTGCGAGCCCGTCTGTGCCGGGCCCGCTTTGCCTCCGCCTTCTCCCTTGTTGAGGTGACCCTGGCGGTGGCCGTGACGGCCACCGTGGCCATGACCCTCCTGGGCCTCCTCCCGGCGGGCCTGGATGGCATGCGCCAGTCTGCCAACACTGCCGCCCACGCCCGCATCCTGCAGACGCTCGCCGGCCAGGCCCAGATGAACACCTGGCAGGAAATCACCAGTTCCGGCTACGCCAGCCGCACTTATGCCTTCGATTATCAAGGAGGTGAACTGGAAAGCCTGGATAGCGCACAGGTCACCTACCTGGCCAGGGCCCGGGTGCAGAATGCCCCACCCCTGCCCGGCAGCACGGCCACCAATCCCCGGCTGCGTCTCCTCTGCATCGAGGTCGTCACCGGCTCCAGCCCCGCAGACTTTGGCACCCCGCGCTGCAACACCTACGCCACGCAGATCGCCCAGATGGATGACACCCCCTGA
- the vccC gene encoding Verru_Chthon cassette protein C — MNRRLHTPAFTLLEMLVSMTITSILLTLMVQIMGTTQQTWQRTKSQAEAFRSAREAFESISRQLSQATLNNYWDYNDPNQPTYYQRQSELHYVSGPASTLLTSMANPTIGHSVFFQAPLGVDHLDPATQPGAGLDQALNAWGYYVEFNSDLPTRPGFMNQASPTHPEKRRFRLMEFRQPSENFDLFKLPANATAGTRPALHAAATATDLYSWFRTPLQSRSEPLAENILALIIRPTFPGQPTPPDDYLYDTRSCQLSSGNISDVDAARRHQLPPAIRIVLVALDESSWLRVEHDETLSTELVNLVNNELFTRPAKLEDDLTELSATLTTMNLQHRIFNTTVSIRAAKWHTEKQKNPTTTP, encoded by the coding sequence ATGAACCGCCGCCTGCACACCCCCGCCTTCACCCTGCTGGAGATGCTCGTCTCCATGACCATCACCTCCATCCTGCTCACGCTCATGGTGCAGATCATGGGCACCACCCAGCAGACCTGGCAGCGCACCAAGTCCCAGGCCGAGGCCTTCCGCAGCGCGCGTGAGGCCTTTGAGAGCATCTCCCGCCAGCTCTCCCAGGCCACCCTGAACAACTACTGGGACTACAACGACCCCAACCAGCCCACCTACTACCAGCGGCAGTCAGAACTGCACTATGTGTCCGGCCCGGCTTCCACCCTGCTCACCTCCATGGCCAATCCCACCATCGGGCACAGTGTGTTCTTCCAGGCCCCCCTGGGCGTGGATCATCTGGATCCCGCCACCCAACCCGGCGCCGGGCTTGACCAGGCCCTGAACGCCTGGGGCTACTATGTGGAGTTCAACTCCGACCTTCCCACCCGACCCGGGTTCATGAATCAAGCCTCCCCCACCCATCCGGAAAAGCGGCGCTTCCGGCTTATGGAGTTCCGCCAGCCTTCGGAGAACTTTGATCTCTTCAAGCTCCCCGCCAATGCCACCGCAGGCACCCGACCGGCCCTGCATGCCGCCGCCACCGCCACGGATCTGTACTCCTGGTTCCGCACACCTTTGCAGAGCCGGTCCGAGCCCCTCGCAGAGAACATCCTGGCCCTCATCATCCGCCCCACCTTCCCCGGACAACCCACCCCGCCGGATGACTACCTCTATGACACACGCAGCTGCCAGCTCTCCAGCGGCAATATCTCTGATGTGGATGCCGCCCGCCGTCACCAACTGCCTCCGGCCATCCGAATCGTGCTCGTGGCTCTGGATGAAAGCTCCTGGCTCCGGGTGGAGCACGATGAAACCCTCTCCACAGAGCTGGTGAATCTCGTCAACAACGAGCTCTTCACCCGGCCCGCCAAGCTGGAGGACGACCTGACCGAACTCTCCGCAACCCTGACCACCATGAACCTGCAACACCGCATCTTCAACACCACAGTCTCCATCCGCGCCGCCAAGTGGCATACGGAGAAACAGAAGAATCCCACGACCACACCGTAG
- the vccD gene encoding Verru_Chthon cassette protein D: MNPPCLTPCPLPRGFTLVELIVVIAVASVIMSLSIGGLNQSLQSQRLSASATRLAGEHGAATLQAVRENRSLEVRLLRRTLDISPANRLRGVQIYAVEPTTGQSSPVGEPIFLDPGVVVLENEVHSTLLKHKSTTIPDGYYTLKASGTTDLDKGSTDRWCLTLALEEEIKDETTPPPNHRVLVINPHTAAVQLY; the protein is encoded by the coding sequence ATGAACCCACCCTGTCTCACCCCGTGCCCCCTGCCCCGCGGATTCACCCTGGTGGAGCTCATCGTGGTGATCGCCGTGGCCAGTGTCATCATGAGCCTCTCCATCGGCGGGCTCAACCAGTCCCTGCAGTCCCAGCGGCTCAGCGCCTCCGCCACCCGACTCGCGGGTGAACACGGTGCCGCAACCCTTCAGGCCGTGCGGGAGAATCGCAGCCTCGAGGTCCGCCTGCTCCGCCGCACACTGGACATCAGTCCCGCCAACCGTCTGCGGGGTGTGCAGATCTATGCCGTGGAGCCCACCACCGGCCAGTCCAGCCCCGTGGGCGAGCCCATTTTCCTCGATCCCGGTGTCGTGGTGCTGGAGAACGAAGTGCACTCCACCCTGCTCAAGCACAAATCCACGACCATCCCCGACGGCTACTACACGCTCAAGGCCTCCGGCACCACGGATCTGGACAAAGGCTCCACCGACCGCTGGTGCCTGACCCTCGCACTGGAAGAGGAAATAAAAGACGAGACCACCCCTCCCCCCAACCACCGCGTCCTGGTCATCAATCCCCACACCGCCGCCGTTCAGCTGTACTAG
- a CDS encoding ankyrin repeat domain-containing protein: protein MSSDSIARIKNDLELYVRTGKVEKFLECVKALQEAGEEFLVDANYGASATLLEHAAGRGQPETIKALLTLGAEVDRPNSRGETALMHAAFKGSLPAVKVLLEAGANPKARDRRRKTALDGALYTKSTEVVALLASLDTQPDPIATSNWWATAPPEVATPLRQLLETVAKDGSRGEVLEPGAIARTLPQLKVPTWWEGLVTSLPLAGVEFACPSPESPDGEYAQFLRLDGMEEITSDWEHVIPTWQEERLYPIAMASNACYWVVPSDGGLNSPVNYWDQSGHWVVPGSPTFAAWLESALTLRNKWREYMN from the coding sequence ATGTCCTCCGATTCCATCGCCCGCATCAAGAACGACTTGGAACTCTACGTCCGCACAGGAAAGGTGGAAAAGTTCCTGGAATGTGTGAAGGCCCTTCAGGAAGCCGGTGAGGAGTTCCTCGTGGATGCCAACTACGGCGCCAGCGCCACCCTGCTGGAACATGCTGCGGGCAGAGGGCAGCCGGAAACCATCAAGGCCCTGTTGACACTGGGTGCCGAGGTGGACCGCCCCAACAGCCGCGGCGAGACCGCTTTGATGCACGCCGCTTTCAAAGGAAGCCTGCCTGCCGTGAAAGTCCTTCTGGAGGCGGGCGCTAATCCCAAAGCCCGTGACCGCAGACGCAAAACCGCGTTGGACGGTGCCTTGTACACCAAGTCCACCGAGGTGGTGGCCCTACTCGCCAGCCTGGATACCCAGCCCGACCCCATCGCCACGTCCAACTGGTGGGCCACCGCCCCGCCCGAGGTGGCCACACCCCTGCGGCAGCTTCTGGAGACAGTCGCAAAAGACGGGTCGCGCGGTGAAGTTCTTGAGCCTGGCGCGATCGCGCGCACGCTGCCCCAGCTCAAGGTCCCCACCTGGTGGGAGGGCCTCGTGACGTCGCTCCCGCTGGCCGGAGTAGAATTCGCCTGTCCTTCACCAGAATCGCCTGACGGCGAGTACGCCCAGTTCCTCAGGCTTGATGGGATGGAGGAAATCACCTCCGACTGGGAGCACGTCATACCGACCTGGCAGGAGGAACGCCTCTATCCTATCGCAATGGCCTCCAACGCTTGCTACTGGGTCGTTCCGAGCGATGGCGGCCTCAACAGTCCCGTGAACTATTGGGACCAGAGCGGCCACTGGGTGGTTCCCGGAAGTCCCACCTTCGCCGCTTGGCTGGAATCCGCCCTGACTCTGCGCAACAAGTGGCGGGAGTACATGAACTGA
- the fabG gene encoding 3-oxoacyl-[acyl-carrier-protein] reductase: MSKLLNRVAVVTGAGRGIGRAIAERFAAEGAKVAIVSRTENSSQGAAEAINAAYPGAAKAYAVDVADAAAVLAMGKQVLADLGSVDILVNNAGVTRDGLALRMSDEDWDVVLNTNLKGAFNLVKAFQRSILKSKTGRIINVASVIGLIGNAGQCNYAASKAGLIGFSKSLAREFAGRAVTVNAIAPGFIVTDMTNELNDAQKEGVLKQIPLATFGEAVDIANAAAFLASDEARYITGQTLAVDGGMVM; the protein is encoded by the coding sequence ATGAGCAAGCTCCTCAATCGAGTCGCAGTAGTCACCGGTGCTGGCCGTGGGATCGGTCGTGCCATCGCAGAACGTTTTGCCGCAGAAGGCGCGAAGGTTGCCATCGTCAGCCGCACGGAAAACAGTTCCCAAGGAGCTGCCGAGGCCATCAATGCTGCCTATCCGGGAGCCGCGAAGGCGTATGCTGTGGATGTGGCCGATGCCGCCGCCGTGCTGGCGATGGGCAAACAGGTGCTGGCCGATCTGGGCAGCGTGGACATTCTGGTGAACAACGCTGGCGTCACGCGCGATGGCCTGGCCCTGCGCATGAGCGACGAGGATTGGGATGTCGTTCTCAACACCAACCTCAAAGGGGCATTCAATCTTGTGAAAGCCTTCCAGCGCTCCATCCTCAAGTCAAAGACCGGTCGCATCATCAACGTGGCCAGCGTCATTGGTCTGATCGGCAATGCTGGCCAGTGCAACTATGCGGCGAGCAAGGCTGGCCTCATTGGCTTCAGCAAATCGCTGGCCCGCGAGTTTGCGGGGCGCGCCGTTACCGTCAACGCCATCGCTCCCGGGTTCATCGTCACAGACATGACCAATGAACTGAACGACGCCCAGAAGGAAGGGGTGCTCAAGCAGATCCCGCTCGCCACCTTCGGTGAGGCGGTGGACATCGCCAACGCCGCAGCCTTCCTCGCGAGCGACGAAGCGCGCTACATCACGGGCCAGACGCTGGCGGTGGATGGCGGCATGGTGATGTGA
- a CDS encoding TPM domain-containing protein: MRCPVCQQSLHEVSPACPHCSFDLTIAVQHLGMVPRLRPDVTDLAGMLTPSQTAELQEMIRQKERRFPQLQFACVTLQIPPQVPLRAYTFWLLNRGSLVSAMEKGGGCRIVLFVLEMNQMQLCCMLGYGLEPFVNQSTLEQIVQSAQPLLAGGDAAGAFQACLEHADLNLTAISRAIPAIYGLHEEKVASTLSAEAEFAY, translated from the coding sequence ATGCGGTGCCCCGTTTGTCAACAGAGCCTCCATGAAGTCTCCCCGGCGTGCCCGCATTGCAGCTTCGATCTCACCATTGCCGTGCAGCACCTGGGCATGGTGCCACGGTTGCGACCAGACGTCACGGATCTGGCAGGCATGCTCACGCCAAGCCAGACTGCGGAGCTTCAGGAGATGATCCGCCAAAAAGAGCGACGTTTCCCGCAGCTCCAGTTCGCCTGCGTCACCCTTCAGATCCCCCCTCAGGTGCCGCTGCGAGCCTATACCTTTTGGCTGCTCAATCGCGGCAGTCTGGTCAGCGCCATGGAAAAGGGGGGTGGCTGCCGTATTGTGCTCTTCGTCCTGGAAATGAACCAGATGCAACTGTGCTGCATGCTCGGCTACGGCCTGGAGCCCTTTGTAAACCAGTCCACCCTGGAGCAAATCGTCCAGTCGGCACAACCTCTGCTTGCCGGAGGAGATGCCGCTGGTGCCTTTCAGGCCTGCTTGGAGCACGCCGACCTAAATCTGACGGCTATCAGCCGAGCCATTCCCGCCATCTACGGCCTCCACGAAGAAAAAGTCGCCTCAACATTGAGCGCGGAGGCCGAGTTTGCCTACTAA
- a CDS encoding N-acetylmuramoyl-L-alanine amidase-like domain-containing protein — MAQRSPSHSSAVPRSRLVQTALGAFAAFFLGMIGQYQAQAREYLPQSVTFKGEDKFQALVARALRENWRALPMGERVAQFGLALRGTPYVGYTLEIDNKIESASCNFNGLDCWTYFETALGLARMIGTPKPAYTPSDLLAEIEWTRYRGGVCTGFYLERIHYLAEWWYDNEARGNVLNVTSDVGPTTPLVGRKCQEMTVLWKGYRYLKNDPSMLPEMGRIERRESSLPFSYIPKSKVAAMEKNLQNGDIIGIVTNQTGGHCSHVGLAYRTKDGVLHFMHASKNHKAVVLDDSLSTYLNRFKFHAGIIVARPLPRTATIIDPTHYADRLQYITGMPPLVVARKG, encoded by the coding sequence ATGGCCCAACGATCCCCTTCCCATTCGTCCGCCGTTCCCCGAAGCCGCCTCGTCCAGACCGCGCTGGGCGCATTTGCCGCCTTTTTCCTGGGAATGATCGGTCAGTATCAGGCTCAGGCCCGCGAGTACCTCCCCCAATCCGTCACCTTCAAAGGGGAGGACAAATTCCAAGCCCTGGTGGCGAGAGCGCTCCGGGAGAACTGGCGCGCCCTCCCCATGGGCGAACGAGTGGCCCAGTTCGGCCTGGCCCTGCGCGGCACCCCATACGTAGGGTACACCCTGGAGATCGACAACAAGATCGAGTCCGCCTCCTGCAACTTCAACGGCCTGGACTGCTGGACCTACTTCGAGACCGCGCTCGGTCTGGCCCGCATGATCGGAACCCCCAAGCCCGCCTACACACCGAGCGACCTCCTCGCCGAGATCGAGTGGACCCGCTATCGAGGAGGCGTCTGCACTGGATTCTACTTGGAGCGGATCCACTACCTGGCGGAATGGTGGTATGACAACGAAGCCCGTGGGAATGTGCTCAACGTCACCTCAGACGTGGGGCCCACCACCCCTCTGGTCGGGAGAAAGTGTCAGGAGATGACCGTGCTCTGGAAAGGCTACCGCTACCTGAAAAATGATCCCTCGATGCTGCCAGAAATGGGGCGCATCGAGCGCCGGGAAAGCTCTCTCCCCTTCAGCTACATCCCAAAGTCCAAAGTGGCGGCGATGGAAAAGAACCTCCAAAACGGGGACATCATCGGGATCGTCACCAACCAGACCGGGGGCCATTGCTCCCACGTGGGACTGGCCTACCGCACGAAGGACGGCGTCCTCCACTTCATGCACGCCTCCAAGAACCACAAGGCCGTCGTGCTGGATGACTCCCTCTCCACGTACCTGAACCGGTTCAAGTTCCATGCCGGTATCATCGTCGCCCGCCCCCTGCCCCGCACTGCCACGATCATCGACCCCACCCACTACGCGGACCGCCTTCAGTACATCACCGGCATGCCTCCGCTGGTCGTTGCCAGGAAGGGTTAA
- a CDS encoding DUF2237 family protein, with translation MPTNVLGTELKCCCKKPLTGFYRDGYCRTGSEDRGLHTVCAVMTDDFLLFSQACGNDLLTPVPEWGFSGLKNGDKWCLCVTRWKEALEAGWAPDVVLEATHMSALEFVSLEDLKRFEFKDQEAK, from the coding sequence ATGCCAACCAATGTTCTGGGTACTGAGCTGAAGTGCTGCTGCAAGAAGCCCCTGACCGGCTTTTACCGGGATGGATACTGTCGCACCGGATCGGAAGACCGTGGTCTGCACACAGTGTGTGCGGTGATGACGGATGACTTTCTCCTTTTCTCACAGGCCTGTGGGAATGACCTGCTGACCCCGGTTCCGGAATGGGGTTTCAGTGGGTTGAAGAACGGGGACAAATGGTGTCTCTGCGTGACCCGTTGGAAGGAGGCCCTGGAGGCGGGCTGGGCACCGGATGTGGTGCTGGAAGCCACCCACATGTCGGCTCTGGAGTTTGTCTCGCTGGAAGATTTAAAGCGTTTTGAGTTCAAGGACCAGGAAGCCAAGTAG